The sequence below is a genomic window from Sorangiineae bacterium MSr12523.
GACGTGCGCTTTGGGCGCATGCTGGGCGCGAGCCCGGCGATGCGGCGGCTTTATCCGCTCTGCAAGCGGTTCGCCGAGAGCGAGCTGCCCGTGCTCATCGAAGGCGAGACCGGCACCGGCAAAGAGGTGCTGGCCGAGGCCCTTCACGAGGCTAGCCCGCGGGCACGCGCGCCCTTCGTCGTGTTCGACTGCACCGCGGTGCCCCCTACCCTCGTCGAATCGACGCTGTTCGGCCACGAGCGCGGTTCGTTCACCGGTGCGGTGGCGCCGCGCAAGGGCGTCTTCGAGGAGGCCCACGGGGGGACGCTCTTCATCGACGAGCTCGGGGAGCTGGATCTATCGCTGCAGCCCAAATTGCTGCGCGCGCTCGAGCGCAGCGAGGTGCAACGCGTCGGGTCGAACCAATGGATCCGCGTGGACGTGCGCATCATCGCGGCCACGAGGCGCGATCTCGACCGCGAGGTGCAGGCCGGGCGATTCCGCGATGACTTGTTTTTCCGGCTGGCCGTGGGCCGGCTCGAGCTGCCGCCGCTCCGCGATCGCACGGGCGACGTGGGGCTGCTCGCGTGCCATTTCTGGCAGACGCTCGGCGGCGGCCGCGTACCCATGCCACGCGACTTGATCCAGCGCCTCGAGGACTACCGCTGGCCGGGCAACGTGCGCGAGCTGCACAACGCCGTGGCGCGCGCCCTCGCGCTGGGCGAAACCACCGTGACGGGCTCCGGCATCACCGAGCCACCGCCCGCACCGCGCGCGGGCAACATCATCGAGGAAGTGCTGGCCTGCGAACTGCCGCTCACCCGCGCCCGCGAGCGCGTGGTGAGCGAGTTCGAACGGCAATACGTGGAGCGCGTGCTCGCCCGCCACGACGGCAACGTCGTTCGCGCGGCCGCCGCCTCGGGCATCGCGCGGCGCTATTTCCAAATCTTGCGGGCGCGTTATTTCGGCTAGGGACAGCCGCTGGAGACTTGAAGGGCGTCGTAGGCCATCCAGCCCACACGTTTCGTGCCCGTGGCGCTGATCACGTATCCGTAGATGAACTTCATCGTGCCGTCTTGTTGGCGGTAGCGACCCGACGCATCTTGCACCCAGAGGGGAACGTCGATGGAGGGCGCGCCCGAATCGGTGGGAACGTCCACGCGCTGGAATTTCGTGCCCGCGGGGTAATGGTCCACGGCGGGTGCGCCAAGGCCCGAGCCGGGGCAGTTGAAGGCGAGGTTCACCGAGCGCCGGCCGTTCGCGCGCAGCTTCGGCAAGTAGTCGCCGGCGGCCTCGTTGCTCGAGGTGGAGTCGTAGACGACCTTTTTCGGCTCAAGATTGGGATCGCTGGCGTTTTTCACCTCGTAGCAACCCATGCGCGCGAGGCCTTCGCTCTTGGCCGAGACGTGCCCCACCTTTTGCTCGAAGCTGGTTCGGCCGAGGATGCTCGACATGGGCACCCAGCCTGCGCTGCCGTTCGAGGTGGACATGGCAAACGCGTGCGCTTCGCCCACGAAGGTGCGCACCTGGCCGTAGTTGAACTTCATCGTCGTGTTCGTCGATGTATTGAGCACATTGCCATGGCCGTCGCGAATGGCTTGCCCGGGCGTGACGCCCCAGGAATCGCTGCCATCGTTGGTGAGC
It includes:
- a CDS encoding sigma 54-interacting transcriptional regulator, whose protein sequence is MLPMGSDWWDIATTRSSQNEPTAVEENYALRVLDGPQAGTRFAFGGTPGRRWLAGKGPACDFQLEGPMVSRRHAAFEMDAKGLRVTDLDSTNGTSINGVAIREAYANDGDRIRLAETTLALERGEPKSVPLAGDVRFGRMLGASPAMRRLYPLCKRFAESELPVLIEGETGTGKEVLAEALHEASPRARAPFVVFDCTAVPPTLVESTLFGHERGSFTGAVAPRKGVFEEAHGGTLFIDELGELDLSLQPKLLRALERSEVQRVGSNQWIRVDVRIIAATRRDLDREVQAGRFRDDLFFRLAVGRLELPPLRDRTGDVGLLACHFWQTLGGGRVPMPRDLIQRLEDYRWPGNVRELHNAVARALALGETTVTGSGITEPPPAPRAGNIIEEVLACELPLTRARERVVSEFERQYVERVLARHDGNVVRAAAASGIARRYFQILRARYFG